In Halobaculum rubrum, the following are encoded in one genomic region:
- a CDS encoding DUF4382 domain-containing protein: MNRREYLRSTAGLTAVGTVGLTGCMGGSGGTGTLATHVSDQPGDIGDFESLVVTVSEVRIQPADGELIAESVDDVTADLTKLQGDKQKLVAQSELEPGDYEYVHLGISNVEGTLADGSETSVDTAGEAGLKFQTFVVDGEESETFEIRSEETASFTADFTPVKQGGSGSYVLKPVADEVIVTYEDVEATTSA; this comes from the coding sequence ATGAACCGACGAGAGTATCTCCGGTCGACGGCCGGCCTCACAGCGGTGGGGACGGTCGGTCTGACCGGCTGCATGGGGGGATCGGGCGGAACAGGAACGCTGGCGACACACGTGAGCGACCAGCCGGGCGACATCGGCGACTTCGAGTCGCTCGTCGTGACGGTGTCGGAGGTGCGGATCCAGCCCGCCGACGGAGAACTGATCGCGGAGTCCGTGGACGACGTGACCGCGGACCTGACGAAGCTCCAGGGCGACAAACAGAAGCTCGTCGCCCAGTCGGAGCTGGAGCCTGGCGACTACGAGTACGTCCACCTCGGCATCTCGAACGTCGAGGGGACGCTCGCGGACGGGAGCGAGACGAGCGTCGACACCGCCGGCGAGGCGGGCCTGAAGTTCCAGACGTTCGTCGTCGACGGCGAGGAGTCGGAGACGTTCGAGATCCGCAGCGAGGAGACCGCCTCCTTCACGGCGGACTTCACACCGGTCAAGCAGGGCGGCTCCGGGAGCTACGTGCTCAAGCCGGTCGCCGACGAGGTGATCGTCACCTACGAGGACGTCGAAGCGACGACCTCGGCGTAG
- the rpl18a gene encoding 50S ribosomal protein L18Ae: MSQYTVSGEFQTRDGMQAFTRSLDAVNENVAREHVLSKFGAEHNLNRSQVEIGEVVAE, translated from the coding sequence ATGAGCCAGTACACTGTTAGCGGCGAGTTCCAGACTCGAGACGGGATGCAGGCGTTCACCCGCTCGCTCGACGCGGTCAACGAGAACGTCGCGCGCGAGCACGTTCTCTCGAAGTTCGGTGCCGAGCACAACCTGAACCGCAGCCAGGTCGAGATCGGCGAGGTGGTCGCCGAATGA
- a CDS encoding TATA-box-binding protein, whose product MADPTESIHIENVVASTGIDQELDLQTVAMDLEGADYDPEQFPGLVYRTADPKSAALIFRSGKIVCTGAKSTDAVHEALHMVFDELRALEIPIEDDPEITVQNIVTSADLGTDLNLNAIAIGLGLENIEYEPEQFPGLVYRIDEPDVVALLFGSGKLVITGGKEPADAEAAVRVISERLSELGLLE is encoded by the coding sequence ATGGCCGACCCCACGGAGTCGATACACATCGAGAACGTCGTCGCGTCGACAGGGATCGATCAGGAGTTGGACCTCCAGACGGTCGCCATGGATCTAGAAGGGGCCGACTACGACCCCGAGCAGTTCCCCGGCCTCGTCTATCGCACCGCCGACCCGAAGAGCGCGGCGCTCATCTTCCGCTCGGGCAAGATCGTCTGTACGGGCGCCAAAAGCACCGACGCCGTCCACGAGGCGCTCCACATGGTGTTCGACGAACTGCGAGCGTTGGAGATCCCGATCGAGGACGATCCCGAGATCACCGTCCAGAACATCGTCACCTCCGCGGACCTGGGGACGGACCTCAACCTGAACGCGATCGCGATCGGGCTCGGTCTGGAGAACATCGAGTACGAGCCCGAGCAGTTCCCCGGCCTCGTCTACCGGATCGACGAGCCCGACGTGGTGGCGCTGCTGTTCGGCTCCGGGAAGCTCGTCATCACCGGGGGGAAAGAGCCAGCCGACGCCGAGGCGGCCGTCCGCGTCATCTCCGAGCGCCTCTCGGAACTGGGGCTGCTCGAGTAG
- the ftsY gene encoding signal recognition particle-docking protein FtsY, which yields MFDGLKDKLSSFREDAAEEVEEKAEEADAETETAADADATATPEAASDADETEASSAPAPDAESATEPDGDEAADDESSGPGRLKRAAAFATGKVVIEEEDLEAPLQDLELALLSSDVEMSVADRILDTVREKMIGETRAQVQTTDQLVTEALHDALLDVISVGQFDFERRIAEADKPVTIVFTGVNGVGKTTSIAKLSEWLDERGYSSVLANGDTYRAGANEQIREHAETLDRKLIAHEQGGDPAAVIYDGVEYAEANDIDVVLGDTAGRLHTSNDLMAQLEKIDRVVDPDMTLFVDEAVAGQDAVKRAQEFDDAAAVDGSVLTKADADSSGGAAISIAYVTGKPILFLGVGQGYDDLRRFDPEELVDELLGER from the coding sequence ATGTTCGACGGCCTGAAGGACAAGCTCTCCTCGTTCCGGGAGGACGCAGCCGAGGAGGTCGAAGAGAAGGCCGAGGAGGCCGACGCCGAGACGGAGACGGCCGCCGACGCGGACGCGACGGCCACACCCGAGGCGGCCTCCGACGCAGACGAGACCGAGGCGTCGAGCGCTCCGGCGCCCGACGCCGAGTCGGCGACCGAACCCGACGGAGACGAGGCGGCCGACGACGAGTCCTCGGGCCCGGGACGGCTCAAGCGCGCGGCGGCGTTCGCCACCGGGAAAGTCGTCATCGAGGAGGAAGACCTCGAAGCCCCCCTTCAGGATCTGGAACTCGCGCTGCTGTCCAGCGACGTGGAGATGAGCGTCGCCGATCGAATCCTCGACACCGTCCGCGAGAAGATGATCGGCGAGACGCGTGCGCAGGTCCAGACGACGGACCAACTCGTCACGGAGGCGCTCCACGACGCGTTGCTGGACGTGATCAGTGTCGGGCAGTTCGACTTCGAGCGGCGGATCGCCGAGGCCGACAAGCCGGTTACCATCGTGTTCACCGGCGTCAACGGCGTCGGCAAGACCACGAGCATCGCGAAGCTCTCGGAGTGGCTCGACGAGCGGGGCTACTCGTCGGTGCTCGCGAACGGCGACACCTACCGCGCCGGCGCGAACGAGCAGATCCGCGAGCACGCCGAGACGCTCGACCGGAAGCTCATCGCCCACGAGCAGGGCGGCGACCCCGCCGCCGTCATCTACGACGGCGTCGAGTACGCCGAGGCCAACGACATCGACGTGGTGCTCGGCGACACCGCGGGTCGGCTCCACACCAGCAACGACCTGATGGCGCAACTGGAGAAGATCGACCGCGTCGTCGACCCCGACATGACCCTCTTCGTCGACGAGGCGGTCGCCGGACAGGACGCGGTCAAGCGCGCCCAGGAGTTCGACGACGCGGCCGCCGTCGACGGGTCGGTTCTCACGAAGGCCGACGCGGACTCCTCGGGCGGCGCCGCCATTTCCATCGCGTACGTGACCGGCAAGCCGATCCTCTTCCTCGGCGTCGGGCAGGGGTACGACGACCTGCGGCGGTTCGACCCCGAGGAGCTGGTCGACGAGTTACTCGGCGAGCGGTAA
- the hisG gene encoding ATP phosphoribosyltransferase produces MRIAVPNKGRLHEPTIDLLERAGLHIENTADRQLYADTVDPEVSVLFARAADIPEYVADGAADVGVTGLDQARESGHDLVDLLDLGYGRCRLVLAAPEDGDIAEPADVAGLTVATEFPRITRDYFEHEGIDCEIVEVTGATELTPHVDMADAIVDITSTGTTLQVNRLAIVDEVLASSVRLFARPDVAEDDKVGQVATAFESVTAAEDKRYLMMNAPREALADVKEVLPGMGGPTVMDVADGDTEHVAVHAVVDERAVFEVIDELKRVGASDVLVTEIERLVE; encoded by the coding sequence ATGCGCATCGCCGTGCCCAACAAGGGCCGCCTGCACGAGCCGACGATCGACCTGCTCGAACGGGCGGGCCTGCACATCGAGAACACGGCCGACCGGCAGCTGTACGCCGACACGGTCGACCCCGAGGTGTCCGTACTGTTCGCGCGTGCCGCAGACATCCCCGAGTACGTCGCCGACGGCGCCGCCGACGTGGGGGTCACCGGCCTCGATCAGGCGCGCGAGTCGGGCCACGACCTCGTCGATCTCCTCGATCTGGGCTACGGTCGCTGCCGCCTCGTGCTCGCGGCGCCCGAGGACGGCGACATCGCCGAGCCCGCCGACGTGGCGGGGCTGACGGTCGCCACCGAGTTCCCCCGGATCACCCGCGACTACTTCGAGCACGAGGGGATCGACTGTGAGATCGTCGAGGTGACGGGCGCCACCGAGCTCACCCCGCACGTCGACATGGCCGACGCGATCGTCGACATCACCTCCACCGGCACCACCCTCCAGGTGAACCGCCTCGCGATCGTCGACGAGGTGCTCGCCTCCTCGGTCCGGCTGTTCGCGCGCCCCGACGTGGCCGAGGACGACAAGGTCGGGCAGGTGGCGACGGCGTTCGAGTCGGTGACCGCCGCCGAGGACAAGCGCTACCTGATGATGAACGCCCCGCGCGAGGCGCTCGCGGACGTGAAGGAGGTGCTCCCCGGGATGGGGGGGCCGACGGTGATGGACGTCGCCGACGGCGACACCGAACACGTCGCGGTTCACGCCGTCGTCGACGAACGCGCGGTGTTCGAGGTCATCGACGAGCTCAAGCGGGTCGGCGCGAGCGACGTCCTCGTCACCGAGATCGAACGGCTCGTGGAATAG
- a CDS encoding THUMP domain-containing protein: MEFVGDEDRFAALEAGVAAATGIERVAPGLAIADAVDPDRACGLAYTRRALDLLGRADADPHSARAVVEAASIDREGTVAVRARVLRDSAAVSTSEVERECGSALVARGFDVDLDDPDHTLRVLFADDTCLVGWVVAESVRDFSTRRPTDRPFFQPGSMAPMDARAYANLAGAGPGTRVLDPMCGTGGVLIEAGLVGSDVVGNDAQAKMVGGARENLAHYLNGDAGSPTAAEGPPGGFDLLRGDATALALRDDAVDGVVFDAPYGRQSKIARHSLDDLVSDALVEAARVAPRGVLVADRSWREAAVAAGWRVTDTFERRVHRSLVRHVHVLERS; the protein is encoded by the coding sequence TTGGAGTTCGTCGGCGACGAGGACCGCTTCGCGGCGCTGGAGGCCGGGGTCGCCGCCGCGACCGGGATCGAACGCGTCGCCCCGGGGTTGGCCATCGCCGACGCGGTCGACCCCGATCGGGCGTGCGGACTGGCGTACACCAGGCGCGCGCTCGACCTGCTCGGACGGGCCGACGCGGACCCGCACAGCGCCCGGGCCGTCGTCGAGGCGGCGAGCATCGACCGCGAGGGAACCGTCGCCGTCCGCGCGCGCGTCCTCCGCGACAGCGCCGCCGTCTCGACGAGCGAGGTCGAACGCGAATGCGGGAGCGCGCTCGTCGCCCGCGGCTTCGACGTGGACCTCGACGACCCGGACCACACCCTCCGCGTGCTGTTCGCCGACGACACCTGCCTCGTTGGGTGGGTCGTCGCCGAGTCCGTCCGCGACTTCTCGACGCGTCGGCCCACGGATCGGCCGTTCTTCCAACCGGGGAGCATGGCGCCGATGGACGCCCGCGCGTACGCGAACCTCGCCGGGGCGGGGCCGGGAACCCGGGTCCTCGACCCGATGTGTGGGACCGGCGGCGTGCTGATCGAGGCCGGCCTCGTCGGCAGCGACGTGGTCGGCAACGACGCGCAGGCGAAGATGGTCGGCGGCGCCCGCGAGAACCTCGCGCACTACCTGAACGGGGACGCCGGGTCGCCGACGGCCGCCGAGGGCCCGCCCGGCGGGTTCGATCTCCTCCGCGGCGACGCGACCGCGCTCGCGCTCCGCGACGACGCGGTCGACGGCGTCGTCTTCGACGCGCCGTACGGCCGCCAGTCGAAGATCGCGCGCCATAGCCTCGATGACCTCGTGAGCGACGCCCTTGTGGAGGCCGCGCGGGTCGCCCCGCGGGGCGTGCTGGTCGCGGATCGGTCGTGGCGCGAGGCCGCCGTCGCCGCCGGCTGGCGAGTGACCGACACCTTCGAGCGGCGGGTTCACCGCAGCCTCGTTCGACACGTGCACGTGTTGGAGCGATCGTAG
- the pfdA gene encoding prefoldin subunit alpha, translating into MSLGGGGGQGQQQLQQISQEIQAIEDEIEELEGEIEDLRQEQRDMDDAIEAIGQIETGSTVQVPLGGGAYVRAEVQDLDEIVVSLGGDYAAELEEGDAVEALEGRKDTLDDQIDTVSEEKADLEAESQQLEQQAQQMQQQMQQQQMQQMQQMSDEGDDGDQ; encoded by the coding sequence ATGAGCCTCGGTGGTGGCGGTGGTCAGGGACAGCAGCAGCTCCAGCAGATCTCCCAGGAGATCCAGGCGATCGAGGACGAGATCGAGGAGCTCGAAGGGGAGATCGAGGACCTTCGCCAGGAGCAGCGTGACATGGACGACGCCATCGAGGCCATCGGCCAGATCGAGACCGGGTCGACGGTGCAGGTGCCGCTGGGCGGCGGCGCGTACGTCCGCGCGGAGGTTCAGGACCTCGACGAGATCGTGGTGAGCCTCGGCGGCGACTACGCAGCCGAGCTCGAGGAGGGCGACGCCGTGGAGGCGCTCGAAGGGCGCAAGGACACCCTCGACGACCAGATCGACACCGTCAGCGAGGAGAAGGCAGACCTCGAGGCCGAAAGCCAGCAGCTCGAACAGCAGGCCCAGCAGATGCAACAGCAGATGCAGCAACAGCAGATGCAGCAGATGCAGCAGATGTCCGACGAGGGCGACGACGGGGACCAGTAA
- a CDS encoding cupin domain-containing protein: MSYTTVNYHDVEPAAGAMHFLRDPLECAHVGVTVVDCDPGWTGTEHDHAERDHEEVYLLVEGAATVAVDGEEIELEPGDAVRIPPDATRQIRNGDAESTLVLAGAP; encoded by the coding sequence GTGAGCTACACAACCGTCAACTATCACGACGTCGAACCGGCCGCGGGCGCGATGCACTTCCTGCGCGATCCGCTGGAGTGTGCCCACGTCGGCGTCACGGTCGTCGACTGCGACCCGGGCTGGACCGGAACGGAACACGACCACGCCGAGCGCGACCACGAGGAGGTGTACCTGCTCGTCGAGGGCGCCGCGACGGTCGCCGTCGACGGCGAGGAGATCGAGCTGGAGCCCGGCGACGCCGTCCGGATCCCGCCTGACGCGACCCGGCAGATCCGCAACGGCGACGCCGAGAGCACGCTGGTGCTCGCCGGCGCGCCGTAG
- a CDS encoding DUF7473 family protein — translation MLLQLSPLGVVGGFLLIATLSTLLANTAAYFVLGNEAELRQAIPPGVAMATVGLTAAVLPAAATIALALVVDFGVVRLAYGLDRRGTAMITAMHYALTILAAYGINSVLAIYQTAPV, via the coding sequence GTGCTGCTACAGCTGTCTCCGTTGGGGGTCGTCGGCGGGTTCCTCCTCATCGCGACGCTGTCGACGCTGTTGGCGAACACGGCCGCCTACTTCGTGCTCGGGAACGAGGCGGAGCTCCGGCAGGCGATCCCGCCGGGCGTCGCGATGGCCACCGTGGGGTTGACCGCGGCCGTTCTGCCCGCGGCCGCAACCATCGCGCTCGCGCTCGTCGTCGATTTCGGTGTCGTCCGACTCGCGTACGGGCTGGACCGCCGCGGCACCGCGATGATCACCGCGATGCACTACGCGCTCACGATCCTCGCGGCGTACGGCATCAACAGCGTGCTCGCGATCTACCAAACCGCGCCGGTATGA
- a CDS encoding MBL fold metallo-hydrolase, with protein MRCTLLGTGDALGVPVPLCDCEFCAASDPRRRPGLLIEAAGTTVLLDAPPDVTPALHGANVTGLDAVFLTHGHYDHASGLSELNHTRYERHLLNGDDLGHDHPVADPFEAHVPRSVLQKYATERPGLVERLGMEVVQSGDRVSVGPLSVTPFGVDHGDPLFPTLGYVVRGPRSDPGRGDDGSEGAVVGYAPDLNAAPDPETVPGDGLDLLFAEGSVLGAELHADAAELRAGLDRLDADRRVATNVSEHMLRMHTEAVEERAREYGYEVWADGDATTL; from the coding sequence GTGCGCTGTACCCTGCTCGGCACGGGCGACGCGCTGGGCGTCCCCGTTCCCCTGTGCGACTGTGAGTTCTGCGCGGCGAGCGACCCGCGGCGACGGCCCGGCCTCCTGATCGAGGCGGCGGGGACGACCGTCCTCCTCGACGCCCCGCCCGACGTGACCCCCGCGCTGCACGGGGCGAACGTGACCGGCCTCGACGCCGTGTTCCTCACACACGGCCACTACGACCACGCGAGCGGGCTCTCGGAACTGAATCACACCCGCTACGAGCGCCACCTCCTGAACGGCGACGACCTCGGCCACGACCACCCGGTCGCCGACCCCTTCGAGGCGCACGTGCCCCGCAGCGTCCTCCAGAAGTACGCCACGGAGCGACCAGGTCTCGTCGAGCGCCTCGGGATGGAGGTCGTCCAGTCCGGAGATCGGGTGTCGGTCGGTCCCCTCTCGGTGACGCCGTTCGGGGTCGATCACGGGGATCCGCTGTTCCCGACGCTCGGCTACGTCGTCCGCGGCCCTCGGTCGGACCCCGGTCGGGGCGACGACGGGTCGGAAGGGGCGGTCGTCGGCTACGCGCCGGACCTGAACGCCGCACCCGACCCCGAGACCGTACCCGGCGACGGTCTCGATCTCCTGTTCGCCGAGGGGTCGGTCCTCGGTGCGGAACTTCACGCCGACGCCGCCGAGCTACGGGCCGGCCTCGATCGCCTCGACGCCGACCGGCGCGTCGCCACGAACGTCTCCGAGCACATGCTCCGGATGCACACCGAGGCGGTCGAGGAACGTGCTCGTGAGTACGGCTACGAGGTGTGGGCCGACGGCGACGCCACAACGTTGTGA
- a CDS encoding MFS transporter — MGAGTATKRSLRALAEYDVLALTALIWFLAKFLRYAFPPLFPAFRDALGVSSAVLGVAFTAMLTVYAAMQFPSGALADRIGARRVIVAGAVVTGVGALVLAVPVPEPLALGVIVVGMLLVGLGTGVHKTVAVRLLSRLYPGRTGRALGVLDTLGAFGGVAAPAAVVAVTGATVAGVAVPWLDWHALFLAGAVAAGGLALLFGRSAPDPGAADRDAAGDGADDGNTDDTADTDDTADAADTADTTDTHGDGVAADAGGLRRYAALFREPTFAVFVLATVCFSFAYNGAVAFLPLYLTDAAGLPGTTASLLYSGLFVVSLVQLVTGDLSDRVGQLPVIAATLGLATAGLLALLSVSGVVAVGAAVVAFGLGSHGFRPVRGAYLAAVIPEASAGGGLGVVRTLLMGAGAFAPAVVGGVADATGFGAAFGVLAAALVASLGLTGVVAVVDR; from the coding sequence ATGGGAGCCGGAACCGCGACGAAGCGGAGCCTCCGCGCGCTCGCGGAGTACGACGTGCTCGCGCTCACGGCGCTCATCTGGTTCCTCGCGAAGTTCCTCCGGTACGCGTTTCCGCCGCTGTTTCCCGCCTTTCGGGACGCGCTCGGCGTCTCCAGTGCGGTCCTCGGCGTCGCGTTCACCGCGATGTTGACCGTCTACGCCGCGATGCAGTTCCCAAGCGGCGCCCTCGCCGACCGGATCGGGGCGCGGCGGGTGATCGTCGCCGGCGCGGTCGTCACCGGGGTCGGCGCGCTCGTGCTGGCGGTTCCCGTCCCCGAGCCGCTCGCGCTCGGCGTCATCGTCGTCGGGATGTTGCTCGTCGGGCTCGGCACGGGCGTCCACAAGACCGTCGCCGTCCGCCTGCTCTCGCGGCTGTACCCCGGCCGGACCGGCCGCGCGCTCGGGGTGCTCGACACGCTCGGCGCCTTCGGCGGCGTCGCCGCGCCCGCCGCCGTCGTCGCGGTCACCGGCGCGACGGTCGCCGGCGTCGCCGTCCCGTGGCTCGACTGGCACGCGCTGTTCCTCGCGGGGGCAGTCGCCGCCGGCGGCCTCGCGCTCCTGTTCGGTCGCAGCGCCCCCGACCCGGGAGCGGCCGACCGCGACGCCGCCGGCGACGGGGCGGACGACGGAAACACGGATGACACCGCTGACACCGACGACACCGCTGACGCAGCCGACACTGCGGACACCACAGACACCCACGGCGACGGCGTCGCCGCCGACGCCGGCGGGCTCCGCCGCTACGCGGCGCTGTTTCGCGAGCCGACCTTCGCCGTCTTCGTGCTCGCGACGGTCTGTTTCTCGTTCGCGTACAACGGCGCCGTCGCCTTCCTCCCGCTGTATCTCACCGACGCCGCCGGGCTCCCGGGAACGACGGCGTCGCTGTTGTACTCGGGGCTGTTCGTCGTCTCGCTCGTCCAGTTGGTCACGGGCGACCTCTCGGACCGCGTCGGGCAGCTCCCGGTGATCGCCGCGACGCTCGGGCTCGCGACCGCCGGGCTGCTCGCGCTGCTGTCGGTCTCGGGCGTCGTCGCCGTCGGCGCCGCGGTGGTGGCGTTCGGCCTCGGCTCCCACGGCTTTCGGCCCGTGCGGGGCGCGTACCTCGCGGCCGTCATCCCCGAGGCGTCCGCGGGCGGCGGGCTCGGCGTCGTCCGGACGCTGTTGATGGGCGCCGGCGCGTTCGCGCCCGCCGTCGTCGGCGGCGTCGCCGACGCGACCGGCTTCGGCGCGGCGTTCGGCGTGCTCGCGGCCGCGCTGGTGGCGTCGCTGGGGCTCACCGGGGTCGTCGCGGTCGTGGACCGGTGA
- a CDS encoding signal recognition particle protein Srp54: MVLDDLGSSLRSTMDSLRGKSRIDEEDVQAVVKQIQRSLLSADVDVDLVMELSDSIETRALEEEPPGGTTARDHVLKIVYEEMVGLIGESTEIPLEEQTIVLAGLQGSGKTTTAAKMAWWFSKKGLRPAVIQTDTFRPGAYDQAQQMADNAEVEFYGDPDNDDPVDIARKGLEATEDADVRIVDTAGRHALEDDLIDEIERIADAVDPDRSLLVLDAAIGQGAKDQARQFEESIGIDGVVITKLDGTAKGGGALTAVNETGSSIAFLGAGETVQDIERFEPDGFISRLLGMGDLKQLSERVERAMSETQEEDDWDPEDMMEGEFTLKDMRNQMKAMDRMGPLDQVLDMIPGMGGGIMDQLPDDAMDVTQDRMRSFEIAMDSMTEREMENPEIIKSDRLERISRGSGVPEERIEELLEQHSMMKRTMDQFGNMGDGDMQRMMKKMQQQGGDGGGGMGGMGGMGPFG; this comes from the coding sequence ATGGTACTCGACGACCTGGGGAGTTCTCTCCGGAGCACGATGGACTCGCTCCGCGGGAAGTCCCGTATCGACGAGGAGGACGTGCAGGCAGTCGTCAAGCAGATCCAGCGCTCGCTGCTTTCGGCCGACGTCGACGTCGACCTCGTGATGGAGCTGTCGGACAGCATCGAAACCCGCGCGCTGGAGGAGGAGCCCCCCGGCGGCACGACCGCACGCGACCACGTCCTCAAGATCGTCTACGAGGAGATGGTCGGCCTCATCGGCGAGTCGACCGAGATCCCGCTGGAGGAGCAGACGATCGTGCTCGCCGGCCTCCAGGGCTCGGGGAAGACCACCACCGCCGCCAAGATGGCGTGGTGGTTCTCGAAGAAGGGCCTCCGGCCGGCGGTCATCCAGACCGACACCTTCCGCCCCGGCGCCTACGACCAGGCCCAGCAGATGGCCGACAACGCCGAGGTGGAGTTCTACGGCGACCCCGACAACGACGACCCCGTCGACATCGCCCGGAAGGGACTGGAGGCGACCGAGGACGCCGACGTGCGGATCGTCGACACCGCAGGCCGCCACGCGCTGGAGGACGACCTCATCGACGAGATCGAGCGGATCGCCGACGCGGTCGACCCGGACCGATCGCTGCTCGTGCTCGACGCCGCGATCGGGCAGGGCGCCAAGGATCAGGCGCGGCAGTTCGAGGAGTCGATCGGCATCGACGGCGTCGTCATCACGAAGCTCGACGGGACCGCGAAGGGCGGCGGGGCGCTGACGGCCGTCAACGAGACCGGGTCGTCGATCGCGTTCCTCGGCGCCGGCGAGACGGTGCAGGACATCGAGCGCTTCGAGCCCGACGGCTTCATCTCGCGGCTGCTCGGGATGGGCGACCTCAAGCAGCTCTCCGAGCGCGTCGAGCGCGCGATGAGCGAGACCCAGGAGGAGGACGACTGGGACCCCGAGGACATGATGGAGGGGGAGTTCACCCTGAAGGACATGCGCAACCAGATGAAGGCGATGGACCGCATGGGCCCCCTCGATCAGGTGCTCGACATGATCCCCGGCATGGGCGGCGGCATCATGGACCAGCTCCCGGACGACGCGATGGACGTGACCCAAGACCGCATGCGGAGCTTCGAGATCGCGATGGACTCCATGACCGAGCGGGAGATGGAGAACCCCGAGATCATCAAAAGCGACCGGCTGGAGCGGATCTCCCGCGGCTCCGGCGTTCCCGAGGAACGTATCGAGGAGCTGCTCGAACAGCACAGCATGATGAAGCGGACGATGGACCAGTTCGGCAACATGGGCGACGGCGATATGCAGCGGATGATGAAAAAGATGCAACAGCAGGGCGGCGACGGAGGCGGCGGCATGGGCGGCATGGGCGGCATGGGTCCGTTCGGGTGA
- a CDS encoding CPBP family intramembrane glutamic endopeptidase, which produces MSPGRLGARLRYPVWNDAERRPRAPVRLCVALVLVGLGLLAGGVAGVVLALPVPLSTVLPMLAITGAILLSARYVDRRQLSDLGLRREPEWIADLAAGLALGVLLQTLIAGVGLAGGWFRVAGTLAGTAAGFGSALLVFLVVGVYEELLSRGLLLVNVAEGLRFAGERVAVGGALVVSAAVFGLLHAGNPGSSLASTLGVTLAGAFLGVGFVLTGRLSFPVGVHVSWNAAQGLLYGFSVSGLGVDAAVVDLEPTGPALVTGGSFGPEAGLLGMGAVVLGSLATVAWVRFREDDGRGIGIDPRVVAPALRWRAN; this is translated from the coding sequence ATGAGCCCCGGCCGTCTCGGTGCCCGTCTTCGGTATCCGGTGTGGAACGACGCCGAGCGTCGCCCCCGCGCGCCCGTTCGACTCTGTGTCGCGCTCGTGCTCGTCGGGCTCGGACTCCTCGCCGGGGGCGTCGCCGGAGTCGTGCTCGCCCTCCCCGTTCCGTTGTCGACCGTCCTCCCGATGCTCGCGATCACCGGGGCGATACTGCTTTCGGCGCGATACGTCGACCGCCGACAGCTCTCGGATCTGGGCCTCCGACGAGAGCCGGAGTGGATCGCCGATCTCGCCGCCGGGCTCGCGCTCGGCGTGCTCCTCCAGACGCTGATCGCGGGCGTCGGCCTCGCCGGCGGGTGGTTCCGCGTCGCCGGCACGCTCGCGGGGACGGCCGCCGGCTTCGGCTCCGCCCTCCTCGTGTTTCTCGTCGTCGGCGTCTACGAGGAACTGCTCTCGCGGGGGCTCCTGCTCGTCAACGTCGCCGAGGGGCTCCGGTTCGCGGGCGAGCGCGTGGCGGTCGGGGGCGCGCTCGTCGTTTCGGCCGCCGTCTTCGGCCTGCTCCACGCGGGCAACCCGGGCTCCTCGCTCGCGTCGACGCTCGGCGTCACCCTCGCGGGCGCGTTCCTCGGGGTCGGCTTCGTGCTCACCGGCCGACTCTCGTTTCCCGTGGGCGTCCACGTCTCGTGGAACGCCGCGCAGGGGCTGTTGTACGGCTTCTCCGTCAGCGGGCTCGGCGTCGACGCCGCCGTCGTCGACCTCGAACCGACCGGCCCGGCGCTCGTGACCGGCGGGTCGTTCGGCCCCGAGGCGGGGCTGCTCGGGATGGGCGCGGTCGTGCTCGGCTCCCTCGCGACGGTCGCGTGGGTCCGCTTCCGCGAGGACGACGGTCGCGGAATCGGGATCGATCCACGGGTGGTGGCACCGGCACTGCGGTGGCGGGCGAACTGA